The Coffea arabica cultivar ET-39 chromosome 2c, Coffea Arabica ET-39 HiFi, whole genome shotgun sequence genome includes the window GTTGGCAAAGACACAATCTAGATTAAAATGTACGATAGTATTGTGAGGACGCTCACaaatgttagacatgttccagatttgaagaaaaatctcatctctttgggcactcttgagtctatcgggtgcaggtattcaggtggagatggagttctcaaaatcactcgaggagctcttgttgttatgaaggcACACAGATCTGGCACTTTGTATATTTTACAGGGATCTACTGTAGTAGGTGCTGCTGCTGTTTCAACAGCATCTTTGTCAGATACAAACATCACTAAATTATAGCATATGCGTTTGGGGCATATGGACGAAAAAGGCTTGGGCATACTGAGCAAAAAAGGATTTCTTTGTGGACAAAGTACCGGGCCATTGGAATTCTGTGAACATTATATTTTTGGAAAGCAGAAAAGAGTCAGTTTCAGTTTACCAGCAACTCACAAGACAAAAGGTACTCTTGATTACATTCATTCAGATCTATGGGATCCTTCTCGTGCTCCTTCTAAAGGTGGTGCCAGGtacatgttgactttcattgatgactattcaagaaaagtttgggtctattttcttaagtataaaaatgatgttttcctaactttcaagcaatggaaagttttgattgagaaacaagcaggaaaacatgttaagcggttgagaacagataatggcatggaattttgtgaaggtgaatttaatgaattttgcaaaaatgaaggaattgttcggcatcacaccgtcaggatgacgtctcaacaaaatggtgtggctGAACGTATGAACAGAACGCTTTTGGAGAGAGCAAGATGTATGATCTCCAATGCAGGGTTGACAAACGACTTTTGGGCAGATGCGATCAATATGGCCTGTTATATTATCAGCCGTTCTCCTTCTGCatctcttgatttcaaaactcctgaggaagtttggtcaggtactcctgctgattactccaatttaaaagtttttgggtgtcCAGCATATATGCACGTGAATGACAAAAAATTGGAGCCTATGgctaaaaagtgcatttttcttgggtatgcttctggggtgaaaggatacagattatggtgTCCTGATCCCAAATCTCCAAAATTTGTATTCAGTAGAGATGTTATTTTTGATAAATTATCtatgttatcttccaagaagGAGTCTTCTAGTTCTTGTACTACTGATAGTACACAGAAGCAGGTGGAGTTTGATATTGGCAGTTCTGGTCCGTCTCAATTCAAATCTTCTATTCAGCAAGTGCCAGTAGATGCACTTGAATCTACTGTTGAAGATAGTTGAGAAGAAGATGAGTATTCCATAGCCAGAGATAGACAAAGGAGAGacattcgaccaccacaaagatatgcaaatttagttgcatatgctttgtctgttgcagaagaaactgatgcagatggtgagccttccacctattcagaagcagtttcttgtgatgattctgcaaagtggttaattgcgatgaatgaagaaattgaatctcttcATCAAAATGAAACTTGGGTTCTTGTAAAGCCGTCGTCAACTAAGAAAATTGTTGGTTGCAAGTGGGTcttcaagaaaaaggaaggtattccaggggttgaagatgcaaggtataaagcacgattggttgcaaagggctatagtcaggtacaaggtgttgattttaatgatgtATTCTCACCTATTGTTAAACATAGCTCTAttcgtgttttgcttgctttagttgccatgtatgatttggagttagagcAGCTTGATGTTAAAACAGCTTTTTTGCATGGtgaacttgaagaacaaatttatataaaacaaccccagggttttgaaattgaagataaggaagaccatgtttgcttattgaagaaatccttatatggattgaagcagTCTCCAAGACAGTGGTATAAGAGGTTTGATTCCTTTATGTTGGGTCATGGTTATTCAAGGAAcatgtatgatagttgtgtttacttccggaagttaaatgatggttctttcatttatttgctgctttatgttgatgacatgcttATTGCTAccaagaatttgtcagaaattcacactttgaaactgcagttaaatagtgaatttgaactgaaagatttgggagcagctaaggaaattcttggcatggataTTAAGCGAGATCAAGGAGTAGAAAAGTTGTTCTTGACTCAGAAAAATTACCTTGAGAAAGTCttggagcgttttggcatgaaagatgctaaaccagTATCTACTCCTCTTGCTAGCCATTTTCGGTTATCTGCTGCTCAATCACCAAAATCAGATGAAGAGGAAGATTATATGGCACTGGTTCCTTATTCCAGTGCAGTCGGCAGTGTTATGTATGCAATGATTTGTACTCGTCCAGATATCTCACAAGCAGTCAGTGTtgttagcagatatatgtcttACCCCGGTAAAGCACATTGGCAGgctgtgaagtggattctcagatacttgcgaggtacttcaaatgcatgtttggagtttggaaaaaataataacactttaaTTGGTTTTGTAGACTCAGACTACGCTGGGGATCTTGACAGGTGAAGATCGCTTTCAGGCTATGTATTTTGCATTGGCGGTTGTActgttagttggaaagctactctacaacctgtcgtagctttgtctactacagaagcagaatatatggctgtgaccgaggcaatcaaagaagccttgtggttgaagagtttatttagcgagctaagtctatatcaaggtgttattgatattcactgtgatagtcaaagtgccatacacttgactaaagatcagatgtatcatgagaggacgaAACATATTGATGTGAAGTATCATTTCATTCGGGATATCATTGCTGAAGAAAAGATCcttattcagaaaatcaataCCAAGGACAATCCAGCTGACATGTTTACGAAACCTCTTCCAGTTTACAAATTCAAGCAgtgtttggatttggttggtgtTCATTGTTGGTGATTTATGCCCATGAGGCTTATGTGGAGAAGGTGGAGCAATTTTACTATTGTCGATAGTGGAACTAAAATtttgccaaggtggagatttgttgaattGTCAAGCATTGCGGCTTGACTTGTGTGGCAAACATTTCCGTCCCACATCGATGGCAGCCAAGGAAAGCCTTTTGTTGTTTTCCTATAAATAGGGAAGAGtatgaaggtttaaggtgtaccactcaagagagttatatgggtTATTAGCTTCTTGAGTCATATAGCCCATTtgtagtcaaatattttagactCTCTTGTTTtgtgtttaggaatattttctaaacctTGTATAAGTGCCGTTTGGCCTAAGAACCACTTTTCTACGgtttttgtatttctttttcatagtagaaatattacTTCTCCCTCGCCCGTGGatgtaggtcaatttgaccgaaccacgtaaatcttctgtgtcttttatttgctttgttatctgtctttatatggtcggttttaccgcctaattattatatggctggtatctaccgcctatctattatatggtcggttataccgtcTACTTTGTTCTAACTTGAATTTGTCTATTTCCGGGGCCGGTCCTAACATGATATAACACTGAAATAACAGCAAGTAGCACTAGAACAATATTTTGTGGGTCTCACACATGTTAAAATCTGGACCTTACAAATTTTGTTGGCCAAATCTTGGCCATTAACCGTCCCTGCCCCTTCTCCTCTCCAGATGGCCCTGGACGTCAATCTTGTACCTGACAGCCCATATGATCCCGAGAGAGCACAACAGGGAACACAAAGATGGGATCCAAGACCTGTGGCAGAAGGAGGCCCGGCCTGTAGAGGAGGCAGCGCTGAAGAGGAGGATGAGGGCTGTGGAatggaagaggaagaagaaacagTTGAGTTGGGAGATTTCTTTGCAGACGGAGTCGATTTAAGTCTCCTTGAGGGCTATTTTGTTGACGATTAGCTCTTCTTCCTTGAGCCATTGCTTGAGGAGAAGCTTTGTGAGTCGGGGTCTTGGCTATCTGGTGGAGCGGGATGAAGGGGCTTCGACTCCATGATCTGTTCTTCTTTAAATTGTTTTCATTATTTATGGCCGTTTGTATGTGTCGCTCTATTAATCTAAGGGCAAACTTGTAAATAATGATGATGGGCAATCCAACGCTAGAATTTTCAATTGGATAGCCGACTTTGGAAAGTCATTCCGAAGGGCAATCCAATGCTATGATTTTGGGCAGATTTGAGATTTTAGCCCATGTCCTATTGTCTTGTCAGGTATTGGTTCTTACAATTTGATTTTGCATATTTCGCCTTTGTAGATTTCATAGATTGGATATGTTTTAAAGTATCCACATCACCCCTATGATCTTTTATGTGAACTGAAAACTTGATACAGTAAATAACCTCTATAACATTGCTAGTTGAAATACTAATATTGCCTAAGTACGAGATTGAATAACAGCATGACCACCTCTAATCTCTTTATACTTTGTTCTTATGCATTTTACAATCATCAAAGTTCGAGAAATTTACTCTCCTGGCATTCATTTCATTAGTTAATTGAATCATTTATGGTTTTTCTTTGTCTCTCGTGAACCAGGCAACTGAGTATTGATTATTGACCAAGCGAATTCCTCACAGCTAAGTCTGGAATGATGTCAATTACAAAAAGAATACATGTTTTAATAGTTGGTGTTTAAGTAATTCATCACTGTCAATTGTCAAACACGATTTTAAGTTGCATCTATTACCATTAGCAACTGCAGATTTAGTTCTGCTTAACATGTCATTACTTAGGCAGCTGCGCACGAATCTGACTTCGAGCAAGTGAAGCCCTATGCGGACAAGTGTGACTGCTGAGTTTTTGTTCATTTGTAAATGACTTCAAACAAGAAAACTTAACAATGCTTGCTTAGAATTTACGATCAGGTTTGAGGCATTTATGAACACCACATGATACAGTAAATGCAGAAGGGACAAACTGCTCCATACAACTGTTGTTCACTCCAGAAGGAGTACATGAGAACTATCTCGATTTTGGAAGAGAAGTCAAATTTGAACATCTTAATTTTTGTATCCTTACAAGCTATGGACACAAACAGCTGCAAATTACTTACTACAATTTGTGCAAAATCAAGTGAGCACCATACTGCGGTTGAATAGTTATGACTTCACGGGGTGCATGAGCATAAGATGGGGAGAGTTCAAAGGAGAAACGCTGGAGAACCATAGCTACTGCCAGTTTTGCCTCCACCATGGTAAAGTTTTGGCCAATGCATATGCGAGGTCCCCAACCAAATGGGAAGAACGCAACTTGCCCCTTCGTTGCATTTGAGACTCCATCAGCAAACCTCTCTGGCTTAAACTCCTCCACATCATTGCCCCATATTTCAGGGTCATGGTGCAACAAAATTGTTGGTAATGATAACAGCACTTGAGCTGGTAGATTTAAATTTCCCAACTGAATTTCTACAGCAGCTCTTCGAGCAATGGTAGCTGCTGGCGGATATAGTCTGAGAACTTCGTGTAGTATCATGGTGACCTATTACAGATGATAAACCACTCAGATTCCCCACTAAAGCTCTCCATAGCACCATTTTAAGAGTATCTGTTCTTGAGACCTCACTGGACAAGATTATTGCATAGAGTTTTGTTCTAATATTGAAGATTGAAAGCAAATAAAGATTAGTCAAAAGTAAATTAAGATCTATTTAGCAAAGCTACATTATATACATccaagtatttttttttcctaagcAAGAAACTATAGAGTGTACATATTCAAGAGTTTGAGGAGATTTTACATCTATGGTACGATGtgtatgagataaaaaagtgattcaGAAATGTGTTcacagaaaatataaaaatttttaaggaaaagtttcaaaaaatgtTGTTGGCTTAGATGTCTCGTGCCAAATGGCAGATCATACatttcttctttgcaaggaaTAAATAggtagaaattaaaaaaaaaaaaaaaacttatctgGTGATTAACCAAAATTTTGTTGTCAAATACCacagaaataaaagaaaaacattgAAATCTAAAGAGAATTACTTATTTGTAATTGAGGATCATCCCATATGTTATCATCATTCTCAGGTACCAACCCTTTGGCTCTGGTCCAATTCCTAACCTACAAGGCTTCCATTAAAGATATTTAATCGACAGAAACAATAAGTATTAATCCCACGGACGTTTTATAGTAAGCTGAATATTCAGTATTCACATTCTGCTGGATTTGCTGAACTATGCAAATATTCACAGAGCAACTGTAAAAGCATTAGAATATCACAATGATACAACGATATATGTAAATTGTAAATAGTACTTACCAATTTTAGGTGATTTAACCCTTCAAAATCAGGCTTGTTAGTCCCAAAGTGTTGCAAAACTTCTTCTCTAGCCCGCGCTTGCCAGTTTGGATACCTACTCAATAAGATCATTGTCCATACAAGCAGCACTGAGGTGGTCTCCTGCCCCGCAAAATAGAACAGCTTGCATTCATCAATAACTTCTTTAATAGTCATGCCAAAATCCTTGTTGCCGTGATTATCAATTTCTTTAGAATTGGATTCGAGTAATATACCCAATAAGTCATCAGCACATGCTTCCCCTTCTTTCATTGCCTTCAATCTTGCATTTATAATTTCTCTAATAGATTCTTGAACATCTTTAGCAATTTGTTTCattcttctatttctttttgttgGCAAAAACCTGCAAAGAACATAGTTTCACAAACAAGCGACAAAAGATTATATATCGAACTTCATTTACTGGGTAAAGGGATCTTTTCCAAACAATAACATTGAGTTTAGAAGTCAAAAGCTTCTTTAGAACAGAGAAGGCAGTGAGTTAACAAAATTTACCTCCATCCTGGAATGTATATTGATTCTCTAGCCTTTAGGAAATGTTCAGACTGTTCTCTTTGAAGTTCAAAtatcctttttccttctttataGTTACTTCCAAATGCCGTCCGTGAAATTGCATCAGAAGTCAGAGCTTGAAGATCCGGCCAAACATCCAACTCACAGGAGCCATTGGTTGAAACAATCTCCTCCCATTTACCCAACATCTCACTAGTGCTTGCATAAAATGATGGGACCATTTGCTACAGGCAAGAACACGGGAAAACGAAAAAGAGGTCATGTACAATGCTATTCCTCCAGTAAGAATTCTCAGTTCATTTTGTCAACTAGGTATCATAGTTGTTTTCGCTTTTCCTGTAATCAGATACTTTACCACTTCATCACAGGGAAATCATTCGTTCCAATGAACTAATCAAGGTTTCCAAGGTTTCTGGTATGACAACCTTACCTTGTAGATCTTATAAAAGATGAAGAGATAATTCATTAAATACCGAGATAAAATGAGAGAGAACCTTCAATTTCTCCACATTGAAAGCGGGATTGATGAGTTTTCTGTGTTTAGCCCATTTATCTCCATCATAGCTCAC containing:
- the LOC113727179 gene encoding cytochrome P450 CYP72A219 isoform X1, which codes for MNARPNDHNRPLTSVMETACSPIAVFCYCILLLILVLAWKVFNWAWLTPKKLEKRLKEQGLRGNPYKLLYGDFKENSTLFKEAHSKPINLSGDFVPRVIPHFCAVVKKYGKNSYMWLGPKPIVMIMNPEHIREITTKIYIFQKPRANPLTKLLTQGLVSYDGDKWAKHRKLINPAFNVEKLKQMVPSFYASTSEMLGKWEEIVSTNGSCELDVWPDLQALTSDAISRTAFGSNYKEGKRIFELQREQSEHFLKARESIYIPGWRFLPTKRNRRMKQIAKDVQESIREIINARLKAMKEGEACADDLLGILLESNSKEIDNHGNKDFGMTIKEVIDECKLFYFAGQETTSVLLVWTMILLSRYPNWQARAREEVLQHFGTNKPDFEGLNHLKLVTMILHEVLRLYPPAATIARRAAVEIQLGNLNLPAQVLLSLPTILLHHDPEIWGNDVEEFKPERFADGVSNATKGQVAFFPFGWGPRICIGQNFTMVEAKLAVAMVLQRFSFELSPSYAHAPREVITIQPQYGAHLILHKL
- the LOC113727179 gene encoding cytochrome P450 CYP72A219 isoform X2, with the translated sequence MNARPNDHNRPLTSVMETACSPIAVFCYCILLLILVLAWKVFNWAWLTPKKLEKRLKEQGLRGNPYKLLYGDFKENSTLFKEAHSKPINLSGDFVPRVIPHFCAVVKKYGKNSYMWLGPKPIVMIMNPEHIREITTKIYIFQKPRANPLTKLLTQGLVSYDGDKWAKHRKLINPAFNVEKLKQMVPSFYASTSEMLGKWEEIVSTNGSCELDVWPDLQALTSDAISRTAFGSNYKEGKRIFELQREQSEHFLKARESIYIPGWRFLPTKRNRRMKQIAKDVQESIREIINARLKAMKEGEACADDLLGILLESNSKEIDNHGNKDFGMTIKEVIDECKLFYFAGQETTSVLLVWTMILLSRYPNWQARAREEVLQHFGTNKPDFEGLNHLKLVRNWTRAKGLVPENDDNIWDDPQLQISHHDTTRSSQTISASSYHCSKSCCRNSVGKFKSTSSSAVIITNNFVAP